The stretch of DNA CGATTTCGTTCATTTCCTCCTCATCCGAGTCGTCCGTGTCCGACTGCTTATCGCCAGAGGCTGCCGTTGCTGGTGTCGCATTTGCAGCCAAGTCGGGGTCCAGGATCTTCAGCTGATAAATCTCCTGATTGCGCTCGAACGTCTCCTGCAATTTCTTTTGCAACTCATTCAACTTCTGCTTGTCCGTCCACGTGTTGCCGGCGACTATTTTCGGCACCTGCGGCACTGGCAGCGCTGTGAGGAAGAGCGCCGTGCCCGTGGCTATCAAGGCAATCATGCGCTCACCAATGGCCACTTGGGTGCGCAGTCCGAAAATGGCATTCATGCCCTTGGCCTTGAGCTTGTTGATCAGCACGCGGTGCAGTTCGTACTCCAAAAATGGCAACCCGTCGGATATTTCCTTGGCATTTAGTTCGGCGCGCAGATCCCGCTTGGCGCGCACCACTTGGGCCTGCATGAAGCAGCCGCGTCCTGTGACCTGCATATACTCGGGCACCTCCAGCGTGGCAAGCAGCACATCGGGCACCCGTCCCTTGCGGCAAATGGCGCATTTCTTCATCTTAACATTGAACGGCACGGAGCTGAGGTTGTAGGGTATGTGGCAGATGGCGCAGGCATTGCGCGGTCCATTCAGCGGTGGCATGCCGTAACGCTTGCCACCCGAACTGTTGCCAGTGCCCACGGAGCCGCTGTCCTTGCTGGCACTCGgctcgccgctgctgctgccatttgcctCCTCCAGGGAATTCGTCATGGCATTGCCCGTCGTGGCCTTGGACATGGCATACAGATCGGTTTGCGACACCGAACGATTGAAGACCATATTGATGACGGCCGCTGTGCCAGTGGCagataaaacacaaacatcaTCGCTGCAAGCAAACCAAAGTTTGGGGATTATTTAAGGAAAGATTTTGGATATGGAAACTCTTACGAAATGGTTGTCGCCTCCGCATAACCCAAGACCACATTACAGCCCAGGGAACGCGCGTGCGAACGTATCTCCATGCGCAACTCCGTCCACCAGCTATCCCGCACTTCGGGCTCATCGGGGTTGGGCACacgctccagcagcttcaccGAACTGGCAGCCACTGTCGCGCCCAGATGGAGTATGAAGCCCGTGGGGTACTTTGTCATGGTCAGAAACGGATACTCCAACATGTCCAGGCTATCCGCTGCAGTGCCTGTCTTGGCCCCAACAGCGGGCTGCGTTAGACGCATCATTGCCGTGGCAGCCACCAGACGCTCGCTGGCCACACAAATTGAGTTGCCtgtgaattgaatttgaagCAGAGGCAAGAGGATCAATGAAAGTATCGCTGGTGGGTGGGATTACAACCATTTTGCTGTAGAATAGGAATACagttatgtatatttacaaaGTTAGCTTACGTCTAGAGAGTGGGGGGGAGACTTAGAAATGGTTGGGGTATGGTTGGTATGCAATGAacgaaaattaattattcatttcTTGAGTGTTGATCGTAATGGCATTAGTTTTGTCTGCTCTTAAAGCTCGATCACTATTCTTGCATCTAAATTTCTTGCCTGCATGTTATATAACATGTATCacgcgtcatgcagcagcgcatctCGCTAGGGTTGTGTTTCCTGCGCGTAAGAACCTTCGACTTGGTGTCGCTAGAGACAGTTGATGCTGCAGTTACCGCTTTTATAAAATGTTGCTTGAGGCATCTCATCTGTATCCGTCTTACCCAACATGAGACAAAACTTCACAGCTACAGGATTTTCTTTGGGAATTTCTGATGATGATAAACTGCGGCACTTTCCTTAAAATGGCTCTTCCCCGATAGATTATTCCTTCTACGAAAGATTCCCCGAATAACTTTGATTCGCTGTACAAATTTTTCATAAGCGAACAGACATTTGGTATTTCGAAGAAGACGAAGAGAGAGCACTCTGCCCTTTAGAGTCGCCTAATTGTTGAGGCTTTGCTAGTCCCTCCCTAGCACATCCATTGCTTAATGCATTGCTCCACTTTGACGTCAAATGATCTTAGTTTAggtaaaaatatatgtatgtatatggctGTAAATCGTAAAAACGGATGAAGCATTCGCAAGAGACAGTTTTGTGATGGGATTAAGGAGAACACATCGAATAACCacagacagagtgagagataggcagagagagtggcaggcaggcacacactTAGACAACACACAATTAACATcaagaatggagaatggacaTCAAGAGAGGCTTAGTTAGACATCGAGAGAAACAGTTACTTAGACAtagacagagcgagagggagaaagCCAGCTACTTACGCTTGCGATGAAGGAATGTAAAGGCAAAGCCTGTGTTGTTGCcggtgtgcagcagcagacgacgcAAAGAGAGAACGTTGAAAGAGAACGACGTTTAACTGTTACTTAAAGTTACGCAAAGAGACCCAAGAgcggggacacacacacacgcacacggagCAGTTGGCAGGGTTGGCAAACGCTTAAAACTAAAGCCTTAAACTAGCAGTAGATTCCCCATCCTTAGCGACTAATCCCCGCACATACCTTTGGGCGTGACACTCAAATCGGAGTCAGAGGAGCGACGACAAATCTCCCCCACTGTGGCCGGCACCATTGTCGTGGCTGTCGATGCGGTTGATGTGGAAGCACTGTCGGCATTTGTTGCCGCCGAAATGCCACTCTTGGATGGACTTGGTGTCATCTTCAAGCGACTGCTGTTCACGGGCGAGGGCAAGCGCCAACCAGCTCCCGTTCcagttcccattcccattccagttccagttccagacGATGCTGGTGGTGGCGTGGCTTGTGCTGCGTTTGCTACTGCTGTCTCGTTGCTGGACctaagttgttgttgttgttgttgttgtatggcAAATGGAGCAAGCAATGATGATTCATTATTGTTGTTACTAAGGTTAGTACTATTAGATATATTTACAGAATGATCTAATTTGGtaagaacaacaaaagggTTAAAATCAAAGGCGGAAGGTGGTACTAGTAGCTCGGACTTTGTGGGCGGTGTCTGGGGTGTCGGGGTCGAGGGGCATACACGCAGCTCTGGCGGTGCATTAAGCAGCAACGTGTTCGGTGGcgcagcagctacagctgccACTGTGCCCAATTGATTGAATGAAACACTGCGCTGCATGTTGCTTTTCCCGTAGCTGGGCAAATGATTCAACTGCAGCATGGAGCTGGATGTGTTCAGGTTGTTTGTGCCCAGCCAACCCTCATCGTTGCAGCATGTCGGCAGCTCTGGATGCGAGCTGTAGTAAGGCTTGTACTCCATTGAGAGCATAAAGGACGGATGTTTGGGCTTCAGCTCGAGCGGCATGTCCTTTGGCTTCAGGTGCATTAGCTGCTGCAGGCGTCGCGAGAAGCAGCGCAAGTCCTCCAGCAAGTTGTGGTGCTTCGGTCCGAGATCTGGCTGACTGTTCTCACAGCTGCGCGTCTCGCCTGGCCTGATCCAATTGTCCTGCAAATTCTCCTCCTCCAAGGACTCTTCGCCGTTGCTATCAGGCGGGAGTAAAGCAATTTGCAACGACTCCTCGGAGTCCGTGGAGTACGTGGAGGAACGTCCGCTCTTTAGCTGCATAAACTCCTCATCCACTGGCAAGTCCGGCGCTGAGCGCGTATTCTCCTGAAACTCCGTCAGACCGGGCACAGTGAGAAAAGTTTGGCTGGCTGTTACATGGCTGGGCCGCACGCCCGTATCGTTGCTTATGGAGCGCACAATGTTCGGCGGACTGGACTTCATGTTCAGGGGAAAACGCGACCTGCGACGCCGCTGACGAAAGCTGGACGGTGCCGTGACTGCTCCACCGCTGCCGCCAAAGATGCTGCTCAGCGATTGTGTGGCATTCTCGGGTATCTTTGGCTCAATACGTCGTATCAGCGTGGCATATTTCTCGCTGAAGACATTGCGCGAGGAGAGCGTTAGACGGCGCATGCGATGCCTGAGCTTCTTCTCGCGAATCCGTTCGCCGCGCTCGTCCTCCTGCCTGATGAGATTCTGCATGAGGTCCGCATCCTCTGTGTCGCTGCTGGCACTTTCGATGTAGAAcaacgttgctgctgccgctgcctctgcggCTGCTGAGGGCTGCCGGCATATGTTGAGACGATATTGTGGCGTACGTCCGGACAGCGGCAGACTCAAGCTACTCGCACCCGCACAGTTGAGAAAATCGAGATACTTTTGGGCCAATCTACGCGTGGGATGGTGGGTGGgggcgtgtgtgtggatgcaaacacaaaaatacgAGACGAcaaagagaacaacaacaacaatattttGGTGCGTGCAAAACGATACGACAAGGAGCGAGTTGGTTacggagagagagggagagatatcGAGAGAGATTGGATCGGTGTGGGGGTAAAAAATGTtcaagagaagaaaagaattTGCTTTAGAACATTGTTGGAAATTAGAGGCACATTTGCTCGCACCTAAAAAAACGACTACAAAACgaataattaaagcaaaaaggaaacactTAAAGTAGGTAACAATTTTggcttccatttccaattgaaaGTTTTCTTGTGTCTGGCATACTCACTCCTCTATGAGCACCACATCGGCGCTATTtggctgactgctgctggtgtccttGATCAGCGTGACGGCTGTGCCCACGCCTCGTGCCACTACACCCACATCGCCCTCGAGGTCAAAGCATTGCGTGTAACCGATCACCGCATTGGCGCCCATATTGATGGCCTTTAAGCCCATTTTGCGCTGCACCTGGCCGGACAGCTTCAGGAAGACAACTTGACGCGCTTCGTTGGAGGCGCGTGGTGTGCGTATTTTATCAATCCATTGGTACTCTGGATCATCGTTGACCACCAGCTCCTCGACAAAGCCATGTATGACTTGAGCGCGATAACCAAATGGAACACATTGGGCTGCAAAGGGAGAATCTTAATTAAAAAGAGCTTAAAGAGATAAAATAAGTACACACAGTGGAAGAAGGGTATGCCGCAGGAACTTTGACGAAACTTGTTGACATCCGAGAACAGATCCACTTTGACTATCACATTGATTTCGCCTCGAATGCCGTGCATTGTGTCAAAGACTGGTATCCAACCGGAGAGGACAGTGCCCTTGCCGTGCACCGCCTGACTAGAGCTCTCCAGGCACAAAGGATTCAAGCTAATGTTCACCTTGCCAATGGCATCATTGGCCGAATACGTGTCGTAGTCCATCAGTCGTATCTGCAGTGGCTCATCCTGCAGCTCAGCATCATCCACTTCAAAGCGAAACCTTGAAACACACGCAAGAATTATGAATATATATAGCTTAGAGGGGAtggcacacaacacaacacaacacacaccagTCTGTGTTCCATGTGGGATTCAGGCTCTTGCGGAACACGTCCGTTTTGTGGGTCACCGAGGCTAATTTGATTTCAACAAATGCATCCGTCGTTTCACTGCTCTTGTCCATGACAGGCAAATTGCGTGCCGCCTTGATTTTCACACCCACTTTGCCAGGCATCTTGTCAcgtcgctcgctcgctccttTTCACCAATTTGTTGCTAAATCTGCCAATCAATTTTTTTAACttatgttttccattttctagTTCTTAGTGTGGCTGCAATCGTATAGCGGCTAAATACCAGCGTGCAGtattgtgtatatttttttcgttcttttttctAAACCTTCCAGCTAAATCgttatttttgtaaacaatccaataaaagagTCAAGAAGAGTAGGCCAATCTTGTGGCGAATGTATTGTACAATCgaagaaaattgtatttccacGGCTGAGAGTCTTAGCTTGATggcaatattaaacagaatattaaATCGAGTAAATTTGTCATTGACCGAGACCGATTAACCTTCTGTTGACCAATGGGTGTTTAAATGCAAActaagaaattaatgaaacttAAAGATTTTTAACGCAGTTTAGCTGAATGAAACATTGCCCATTCGAATTTATTCGTAAACAGGGGGGATGTGTGGctacaataaacatttacaaacaGTTTTATTTTGCGAATTTGGCGAAAGTGCTTGCCTATTTGAAAGACGGGCGTTCAGGGTGTTAAGTTTGAACAGTCACTCGGAATCAGCCGtgtaaataccaaaaaaaaagacaaaaatcaATAGCCGCCatattttttcacataaaaCGACAGAACAAAACGCGCTTCAGACTCCCCTAAATATGTTTAGTTAAATAAGTTAATACAAATAAACTATTAACACAAGTGATTAGTGTGTTCTGCAGCACATAAGAGCGTTTCAACACAGTTGCATTGTCCAAGTTGCATGATATAAACGCTTGGAATCGCAATCTCCGGCATTTCTGTTCTTCTTCTTTCCCAttcgtgctgctgccagtgtgCGTCCGAGTCCcgcgactgtgtgtgtgtttctgcgtgtgactctgtgtgtgtgtgtgtgtcccagtGCTGGTGTTTTTGTGcgataataaaataatagaTAGACGAGGAGCATGGAAGGAGCACAAGTATCATCCCCGTCAGTTGGGGGCCCACGTGGTGGTGGCTTTCGCGGACGCGGCGGTGGCGCTCCCATGCGCGGCGGATTCGACCGTGGCCGTGGACGCGGTGGTCGCGGTCACTTTATGGGTGGCATGCGCGGTGGAATGGGTGGTGGACCGCCGGGAATGCAGGGCATGATGCCGGGCCCTCCGCGCGGCATGCGTGGACCCAGAGGAGGAATGGGCTACCAGGGACGCGGAGGATTCCAGCCCCGCGGTGGCGCTCCGATGGGCATGCGAGGCGGACGCCCGCCCATGTACCAACAACGTAAGTGCACAGCCCCCACAGATGATATTTAATAGCTTTAAGATACCTTAGAACACAATGTAAATCCCATTTATACGGTCGTAAGCAGCTCCCAAACAACACACAGGTGCCGACAACAACAAGACGGTGTCGCCCGTGCCCACAACAGCGGCGTCTGGCGAGTCACAGGCCGGCGAGGCCACCGGAGAGCAGGAGACCACAGATGCCCAGACTCCGGCGCCAGTTTCTGCGTCCAACAACTCACATAGCAGCAGTGCTCCAGGCAGCaatggtggtggcggtggaggtggcggaggtggaggtggaccTCCACCATACTTGGGACGCGGTCGTGGACGTGGCGGTCCGTTTAGTGGACGCGGTCGCGGCGGTGGCTATAATCCACATATGAATGGCagtggaggaggcggtggaggcggcatGTACGGTGGTCCTCATTCGCATCATAGCAACTCAATGGGCGGCGGTCCTGGGGGCGATCACGGACAAATGCCACGACGTGGGGCACCCCGTGGCCGAGGCGGGTACAATCAAGGTATGAGTCGGCCACCCATGCATCACCATCAGGCACATAATCCCAATACACAAATTGCACCGGTACCAGCTCTCAAACGTGGCGCACCCGGTGGTCCTGGTCCCAAGCGTGGACGCTATGAGGGTGGTCCCTACGGCCAGCGGCCCATGACACCCAAATATCATAACTCTCAACAGCATatgggcggcggcggtggcggtatGGCCTCGCAGTCATCCTACGGCTCGGCTCCCAGCCATCATTCATCGGCTCAAAGGTAATATAATCACCCACGGAAGCATCCCCAAAGCAACAACTAACGCAGAACTTTTCCTGGCTGCAGCCATCATGGTTATCAGACCCACGACCAGACACAGCAGGTCGATCCGTATGCGCAGAGCAGTTACAGCGCATCGACCTCGCAGCAGGGCTACAATGGCTAtggccagagcagcagcagctatgcAGCGCACACATCTCAGACAAGTGCaccggccagcagcagctatgcCACACATGGCACCGAGTACGATCAGAGCCAGTATCAGAGCTACAAGTGGGTTGCCTCCTCTACACTCTACACTTTAGAGTTACTTCCAATTCAAAGAGAATTCATTCTAATAACGTTCTTTGTTCAAACAGTTCGACGGGCTATGCCGCACAGCAGGATACACGCTATCCTTCGTACAGCCAGGACTACAGCCAGCAGTATGGATCAACGGCTGTGGATTACAATGCGACTGGGCAGACGGACTACAGCCAGCATGGACAGCAGAGCACCGCTGGCTACGACGAGCGAGCCTATGCAGGCTATGGTATGTGAACTGATCACGCTGCCTGTAGCCTCCCATCAACCACCCTTTACCCCATCTACTTGCAGACTCGCAGGCTTATTCGCAGAACTATTCGAATGCAGCCGCTTACTACTAGACAACCGCATAACCGTCTCCTCACCCACAACACCCTAGTGGCCAGACACCAACCCAAAACAGAGAGTAAAAGAACGCTGCGCGTGCTCCGATGATGGGCGGTCAAGtaaccaaataaaaatgggATATAAGGGCAGAAAGTATAAACAGAAATACAGAAAGGGAAGGAAGGAGGTATATGtttaatgcataattaatttgctatatatatataaaataataatacaaataccacacacactcacacccaaaaacacacacacttaacaTATATAACTTTAGTTTTAaggaaaaaaagttcttcttTTCTTAGACATTAAGCATAACCCCCAAAGCATTGCTGCGCGTCTCTTTCCATAATCAATCTGCTACCCTTAACCGAATCGAATCACATTTCTCCCCCCTGTTATTTTGCCTTGTTTCCCCGCTGAATTTCCCAGCCCCGCCtattgtttaatgttttgttCCTGGACAAACGGAGCCTTGTGCTCCAGCCAAAAACCCGCTCTTAGATTCTCctttttacaatttacaattcAAGTGTGTGACCAAAAGtatgtttaaatattcatatttttttacaTCAACTGAAAGAGTAAAACAGTCGCGATCCGAATCACTGGATACTGAActgaaataaaactaaaaacttatATATTGTAAATCATGTCATGTCATACAGAAGAATAAAATCGGATGTATCAATAGATTTTAGTTGTTAAgctcaaaaacaaaacccacagTGAAACAGAGAAAATCCAAAACCCcaaagcatacaaaaatatgtttatgcaGCAACTGGAATCGGCTATGATTTTGCAAGATTTTTGACAAAGAACCAGAAcctttatttcttttttgtttttttttctcaccCTCTATCCCAAGAAACAAACTTTACTCGTAGCCACaatttaagcaaaaacaaaaagcacgTAATTATATGTAACTCTTTATATTAAGTAAGCCTGAGGAAAAAAGTGAcgaaatatacaaacaaatatattaGCAAGAGATGCAAAAATCATAacaattatcaaagtcaataaaataatgttcaaaaatgtgtgtaatgCATTAAACTTATTTACACGtacatattattattatttcgtaaaaaaaacaaaaaacaaatactaTATACTATTATtctgtttaaataaataagctaaaagagaaaccaaaaaaaatattgagtgcaaaaaaacacccaatcgaaagcaaaaagagaaacgaaacgaaaagaaaagactGAAATATTCACGAAGCGAAGCAGCGCAGAAAAAAC from Drosophila subobscura isolate 14011-0131.10 chromosome O, UCBerk_Dsub_1.0, whole genome shotgun sequence encodes:
- the LOC117898820 gene encoding C2 domain-containing protein 5 isoform X1, producing the protein MPGKVGVKIKAARNLPVMDKSSETTDAFVEIKLASVTHKTDVFRKSLNPTWNTDWFRFEVDDAELQDEPLQIRLMDYDTYSANDAIGKVNISLNPLCLESSSQAVHGKGTVLSGWIPVFDTMHGIRGEINVIVKVDLFSDVNKFRQSSCGIPFFHSQCVPFGYRAQVIHGFVEELVVNDDPEYQWIDKIRTPRASNEARQVVFLKLSGQVQRKMGLKAINMGANAVIGYTQCFDLEGDVGVVARGVGTAVTLIKDTSSSQPNSADVVLIEELAQKYLDFLNCAGASSLSLPLSGRTPQYRLNICRQPSAAAEAAAAATLFYIESASSDTEDADLMQNLIRQEDERGERIREKKLRHRMRRLTLSSRNVFSEKYATLIRRIEPKIPENATQSLSSIFGGSGGAVTAPSSFRQRRRRSRFPLNMKSSPPNIVRSISNDTGVRPSHVTASQTFLTVPGLTEFQENTRSAPDLPVDEEFMQLKSGRSSTYSTDSEESLQIALLPPDSNGEESLEEENLQDNWIRPGETRSCENSQPDLGPKHHNLLEDLRCFSRRLQQLMHLKPKDMPLELKPKHPSFMLSMEYKPYYSSHPELPTCCNDEGWLGTNNLNTSSSMLQLNHLPSYGKSNMQRSVSFNQLGTVAAVAAAPPNTLLLNAPPELRVCPSTPTPQTPPTKSELLVPPSAFDFNPFVVLTKLDHSVNISNSTNLSNNNNESSLLAPFAIQQQQQQQLRSSNETAVANAAQATPPPASSGTGTGMGMGTGTGAGWRLPSPVNSSRLKMTPSPSKSGISAATNADSASTSTASTATTMVPATVGEICRRSSDSDLSVTPKGNSICVASERLVAATAMMRLTQPAVGAKTGTAADSLDMLEYPFLTMTKYPTGFILHLGATVAASSVKLLERVPNPDEPEVRDSWWTELRMEIRSHARSLGCNVVLGYAEATTISDDVCVLSATGTAAVINMVFNRSVSQTDLYAMSKATTGNAMTNSLEEANGSSSGEPSASKDSGSVGTGNSSGGKRYGMPPLNGPRNACAICHIPYNLSSVPFNVKMKKCAICRKGRVPDVLLATLEVPEYMQVTGRGCFMQAQVVRAKRDLRAELNAKEISDGLPFLEYELHRVLINKLKAKGMNAIFGLRTQVAIGERMIALIATGTALFLTALPVPQVPKIVAGNTWTDKQKLNELQKKLQETFERNQEIYQLKILDPDLAANATPATAASGDKQSDTDDSDEEEMNEIDLNCGNKELCVLEVDDIEDLEIISLLMEPYPPEGFHVVNTQQVPGMLEMDTVKNLQMFTQVWRARLEVGQSVNGFPKHFQRLLQTIYFKLRTMIPCAICDLRFRLELPESDQIQLLVTGMAMGLSDANKMKYRRRPAQPQQNGFHEAATTVHAAHSQPELSNGKRMLQEEDYIFPLDEDQMVDTPTPTSTAIPPFGMSSFKMRKTSPSRLGNLSSGVPATSTGIKSLNLGTTVSRNRYFPLRDRYGVDLTPLSFIPGGRIEKYLGNLNFFFIRESTSIREIGGISGFVHGFITELLAVVRAHIASLGGNAMVSFYITELILFDNQHKNQGQCLISIGGDAVYVSYYSDD
- the LOC117898820 gene encoding C2 domain-containing protein 5 isoform X2, whose translation is MPGKVGVKIKAARNLPVMDKSSETTDAFVEIKLASVTHKTDVFRKSLNPTWNTDWFRFEVDDAELQDEPLQIRLMDYDTYSANDAIGKVNISLNPLCLESSSQAVHGKGTVLSGWIPVFDTMHGIRGEINVIVKVDLFSDVNKFRQSSCGIPFFHSQCVPFGYRAQVIHGFVEELVVNDDPEYQWIDKIRTPRASNEARQVVFLKLSGQVQRKMGLKAINMGANAVIGYTQCFDLEGDVGVVARGVGTAVTLIKDTSSSQPNSADVVLIEESSNETAVANAAQATPPPASSGTGTGMGMGTGTGAGWRLPSPVNSSRLKMTPSPSKSGISAATNADSASTSTASTATTMVPATVGEICRRSSDSDLSVTPKGNSICVASERLVAATAMMRLTQPAVGAKTGTAADSLDMLEYPFLTMTKYPTGFILHLGATVAASSVKLLERVPNPDEPEVRDSWWTELRMEIRSHARSLGCNVVLGYAEATTISDDVCVLSATGTAAVINMVFNRSVSQTDLYAMSKATTGNAMTNSLEEANGSSSGEPSASKDSGSVGTGNSSGGKRYGMPPLNGPRNACAICHIPYNLSSVPFNVKMKKCAICRKGRVPDVLLATLEVPEYMQVTGRGCFMQAQVVRAKRDLRAELNAKEISDGLPFLEYELHRVLINKLKAKGMNAIFGLRTQVAIGERMIALIATGTALFLTALPVPQVPKIVAGNTWTDKQKLNELQKKLQETFERNQEIYQLKILDPDLAANATPATAASGDKQSDTDDSDEEEMNEIDLNCGNKELCVLEVDDIEDLEIISLLMEPYPPEGFHVVNTQQVPGMLEMDTVKNLQMFTQVWRARLEVGQSVNGFPKHFQRLLQTIYFKLRTMIPCAICDLRFRLELPESDQIQLLVTGMAMGLSDANKMKYRRRPAQPQQNGFHEAATTVHAAHSQPELSNGKRMLQEEDYIFPLDEDQMVDTPTPTSTAIPPFGMSSFKMRKTSPSRLGNLSSGVPATSTGIKSLNLGTTVSRNRYFPLRDRYGVDLTPLSFIPGGRIEKYLGNLNFFFIRESTSIREIGGISGFVHGFITELLAVVRAHIASLGGNAMVSFYITELILFDNQHKNQGQCLISIGGDAVYVSYYSDD
- the LOC117898823 gene encoding glycine-rich cell wall structural protein 1.8 isoform X1 — its product is MEGAQVSSPSVGGPRGGGFRGRGGGAPMRGGFDRGRGRGGRGHFMGGMRGGMGGGPPGMQGMMPGPPRGMRGPRGGMGYQGRGGFQPRGGAPMGMRGGRPPMYQQPPKQHTGADNNKTVSPVPTTAASGESQAGEATGEQETTDAQTPAPVSASNNSHSSSAPGSNGGGGGGGGGGGGPPPYLGRGRGRGGPFSGRGRGGGYNPHMNGSGGGGGGGMYGGPHSHHSNSMGGGPGGDHGQMPRRGAPRGRGGYNQGMSRPPMHHHQAHNPNTQIAPVPALKRGAPGGPGPKRGRYEGGPYGQRPMTPKYHNSQQHMGGGGGGMASQSSYGSAPSHHSSAQSHHGYQTHDQTQQVDPYAQSSYSASTSQQGYNGYGQSSSSYAAHTSQTSAPASSSYATHGTEYDQSQYQSYNSTGYAAQQDTRYPSYSQDYSQQYGSTAVDYNATGQTDYSQHGQQSTAGYDERAYAGYDSQAYSQNYSNAAAYY
- the LOC117898823 gene encoding RNA-binding protein FUS isoform X2; the protein is MEGAQVSSPSVGGPRGGGFRGRGGGAPMRGGFDRGRGRGGRGHFMGGMRGGMGGGPPGMQGMMPGPPRGMRGPRGGMGYQGRGGFQPRGGAPMGMRGGRPPMYQQRADNNKTVSPVPTTAASGESQAGEATGEQETTDAQTPAPVSASNNSHSSSAPGSNGGGGGGGGGGGGPPPYLGRGRGRGGPFSGRGRGGGYNPHMNGSGGGGGGGMYGGPHSHHSNSMGGGPGGDHGQMPRRGAPRGRGGYNQGMSRPPMHHHQAHNPNTQIAPVPALKRGAPGGPGPKRGRYEGGPYGQRPMTPKYHNSQQHMGGGGGGMASQSSYGSAPSHHSSAQSHHGYQTHDQTQQVDPYAQSSYSASTSQQGYNGYGQSSSSYAAHTSQTSAPASSSYATHGTEYDQSQYQSYNSTGYAAQQDTRYPSYSQDYSQQYGSTAVDYNATGQTDYSQHGQQSTAGYDERAYAGYDSQAYSQNYSNAAAYY
- the LOC117898823 gene encoding RNA-binding protein FUS isoform X4, with the protein product MEGAQVSSPSVGGPRGGGFRGRGGGAPMRGGFDRGRGRGGRGHFMGGMRGGMGGGPPGMQGMMPGPPRGMRGPRGGMGYQGRGGFQPRGGAPMGMRGGRPPMYQQRADNNKTVSPVPTTAASGESQAGEATGEQETTDAQTPAPVSASNNSHSSSAPGSNGGGGGGGGGGGGPPPYLGRGRGRGGPFSGRGRGGGYNPHMNGSGGGGGGGMYGGPHSHHSNSMGGGPGGDHGQMPRRGAPRGRGGYNQALKRGAPGGPGPKRGRYEGGPYGQRPMTPKYHNSQQHMGGGGGGMASQSSYGSAPSHHSSAQSHHGYQTHDQTQQVDPYAQSSYSASTSQQGYNGYGQSSSSYAAHTSQTSAPASSSYATHGTEYDQSQYQSYNSTGYAAQQDTRYPSYSQDYSQQYGSTAVDYNATGQTDYSQHGQQSTAGYDERAYAGYDSQAYSQNYSNAAAYY
- the LOC117898823 gene encoding RNA-binding protein FUS isoform X3, encoding MEGAQVSSPSVGGPRGGGFRGRGGGAPMRGGFDRGRGRGGRGHFMGGMRGGMGGGPPGMQGMMPGPPRGMRGPRGGMGYQGRGGFQPRGGAPMGMRGGRPPMYQQPPKQHTGADNNKTVSPVPTTAASGESQAGEATGEQETTDAQTPAPVSASNNSHSSSAPGSNGGGGGGGGGGGGPPPYLGRGRGRGGPFSGRGRGGGYNPHMNGSGGGGGGGMYGGPHSHHSNSMGGGPGGDHGQMPRRGAPRGRGGYNQALKRGAPGGPGPKRGRYEGGPYGQRPMTPKYHNSQQHMGGGGGGMASQSSYGSAPSHHSSAQSHHGYQTHDQTQQVDPYAQSSYSASTSQQGYNGYGQSSSSYAAHTSQTSAPASSSYATHGTEYDQSQYQSYNSTGYAAQQDTRYPSYSQDYSQQYGSTAVDYNATGQTDYSQHGQQSTAGYDERAYAGYDSQAYSQNYSNAAAYY